From a region of the Lactuca sativa cultivar Salinas chromosome 4, Lsat_Salinas_v11, whole genome shotgun sequence genome:
- the LOC111881034 gene encoding glycine-rich protein 2, whose protein sequence is MAETTGVVVRFHDSKGYGFIKPDDGDEDLFVHHSEIQSDGYRSLSEGQKVKFLVVEKNDRKQAVSVTSVDGSSIERNRNRDGFGGGRRGGDDGYGFSRGGGGGFKGGNGNGGGGGGRECYNCGESGHFARDCRVNSGGGGGGGGGGACYSCGGFGHLARDCNSGRGGSGGGGSGSGSGSGSGGCYNCGETGHLARDCKSGGGGGGGGYSRSGGGGGGGYKSGGGGSCYNCGEPGHFARECPTAASS, encoded by the coding sequence ATGGCGGAAACAACTGGTGTAGTTGTTCGTTTTCACGATAGCAAGGGCTACGGCTTCATCAAGCCCGATGATGGCGATGAAGATCTGTTCGTTCACCACTCCGAGATTCAGTCGGATGGTTACCGGAGTCTTTCCGAAGGTCAGAAGGTTAAGTTCTTAGTTGTTGAAAAAAATGATCGGAAACAAGCTGTTAGTGTAACTAGTGTCGACGGATCTAGTATCGAAAGAAACCGTAACCGTGATGGTTTTGGCGGCGGTCGTAGAGGCGGTGATGATGGCTACGGATTTAGCCGCGGCGGCGGCGGTGGTTTCAAGGGTGGTAATGGTAACGGCGGCGGGGGCGGCGGACGTGAgtgctacaattgtggtgaatCTGGGCATTTCGCTAGGGATTGCAGAGTGAATAGCGGCGGAGGCGGTGGCGGTGGCGGCGGCGGGGCTTGCTACAGTTGTGGTGGGTTTGGTCATTTAGCTAGGGATTGTAATAGTGGGCGCGGAGGTAGTGGCGGTGGCGGTAGCGGCAGCGGCAGCGGCAGCGGCAGCGGCGGATGTTATAACTGTGGTGAGACAGGGCATTTGGCAAGGGATTGCAAATCAggcggtggcggtggtggtggtggctactCCAGGTctggcggtggtggtggaggtggctaTAAGTCCGGCGGCGGTGGTAGCTGTTACAATTGTGGAGAACCGGGGCACTTCGCTAGAGAATGTCCTACCGCTGCCAGTTCTTGA